Proteins from a genomic interval of Medicago truncatula cultivar Jemalong A17 chromosome 3, MtrunA17r5.0-ANR, whole genome shotgun sequence:
- the LOC11415465 gene encoding cytokinin dehydrogenase 6, giving the protein MFNFNLLHPLTTNIYSIKNLKHPSFSLVSEYNILFIKGFMILFLSCITIRLNFCISSIPFSLKTLPLEGHFSFDELDLKNAAKDFGNRYQSHPMTVLHPKSVSDIAVTIKHIWNLGPSSHLTVAARGHGHSLQGQAQAEEGVVINMESLNVEEIKVYGGEFPYVDVSGGELWIKILHETLKYGLAPRSWTDYLHLTVGGTLSNAGVSGQAFRHGPQISNVQKMEIVTGTGEVVNCSEEQNGELFYSVLGGLGQFGIITRARILLEPAPTMVKWIRVLYSDFTAFTKDQEKLIFAEKAFDYIEGFVIKNRTGLLNNWRLSFNPQDPVQASKFKSDGRTLFCLELAKYFNMEETLEVNQDIQKHLSHLNFIPSTLFQTEVTYVDFLDRVHISEVKLRSKGLWDVPHPWLNLFIPKSKIHNFAEVVFGNIVKETSNGPVLIYPVHKSKWDKRTSVVIPDEDIFYLVGFLASSSGPDELEHILSQNKRILEYCERAHLGVKQYLPHYTTQEEWQTHYGHKWEIFKQRKSIYDPLAILAPGQGIFSKSITFS; this is encoded by the exons ATGTTTAACTTTAACCTTCTTCACCCTTTAACTACAAACATAtattccataaaaaatttgaaacatcCATCATTTAGCCTTGTAAGTGAATACAACATTCTATTCATAAAAGGCTTCATGATTTTATTCCTTAGTTGTATAACCATTAgacttaatttttgtatttcaaGCATCCCTTTTTCCTTGAAAACACTTCCTTTAGAAGGACACTTTAGTTTTGATGAACTTGACCTAAAAAATGCAGCTAAAGATTTTGGCAACAGGTACCAATCTCATCCTATGACAGTACTACATCCAAAATCAGTTTCTGATATTGCAGTTACTATAAAGCATATATGGAATTTAGGTCCAAGTTCTCACCTAACTGTTGCAGCTAGAGGACATGGCCACTCACTTCAAGGGCAAGCACAAGCTGAAGAGGGAGTTGTGATCAATATGGAATCACTGAATGTTGAAGAAATTAAGGTGTATGGTGGAGAATTTCCTTATGTGGATGTGTCAGGAGGTGAATTATGGATAAAGATTTTGCATGAGACATTGAAGTATGGTTTGGCACCAAGATCTTGGACAGATTATTTGCATCTGACAGTTGGTGGTACTTTATCCAATGCTGGTGTTAGTGGTCAGGCTTTTAGGCATGGTCCACAGATCAGTAATGTTCAGAAGATGGAGATTGTTACAG GAACTGGAGAGGTGGTAAATTGTTCTGAAGAGCAAAATGGTGAACTCTTTTACAGTGTACTTGGAGGATTAGGACAGTTTGGCATTATAACAAGAGCAAGAATCTTGCTAGAGCCAGCACCTACCATG GTAAAATGGATTAGAGTGCTATATTCAGATTTCACAGCATTCACTAAAGACCAAGAGAAACTAATATTTGCAGAAAAAGCTTTTGATTACATTGAAGGATTTGTGATAAAAAACAGAACTGGCTTGTTAAATAATTGGAGATTATCCTTCAATCCACAAGATCCTGTTCAAGCTAGCAAGTTCAAATCAGATGGAAGAACCCTTTTCTGCCTTGAATTGGCCAAATACTTCAATATGGAAGAAACCTTGGAAGTAAATCAG GATATTCAGAAACACTTGTCCCACTTGAACTTTATCCCATCAACACTTTTTCAAACAGAAGTCACATATGTGGACTTTTTAGACAGAGTACATATCTCAGAAGTAAAATTGCGTTCAAAAGGTTTGTGGGATGTTCCACATCCATGGCTCAATCTTTTCATACCCAAAAgcaaaatacacaattttgcAGAGGTAGTATTTGGCAATATCGTCAAGGAAACAAGCAATGGTCCTGTCCTTATTTACCCAGTACACAAATCAAA GTGGGACAAGAGAACATCAGTTGTTATCCCAGATGAAGATATATTCTATTTAGTGGGATTTCTTGCCTCATCCAGTGGACCTGATGAACTTGAACATATTTTAAgtcaaaacaaaagaattttaGAATATTGTGAAAGAGCCCATCTTGGAGTAAAGCAATATTTGCCCCACTACACTACACAAGAAGAATGGCAGACACATTATGGTCATAAATGGGAGATTTTCAAGCAAAGAAAATCTATTTATGACCCATTGGCTATACTTGCACCTGGCCAAGGAATATTTTCTAAATCAATAACTTTCTCATGA